In Devosia chinhatensis, the following are encoded in one genomic region:
- a CDS encoding carboxynorspermidine decarboxylase yields the protein MPLATPYYLVDEQALDRNLARIDRLRALSGAKCVMALKAFATWATFPQIAPHMDGSTSSSLNEVKLGREKFPGETHAYSVAWSDGEIDDAIAHADKIIFNSISQLDRFGSKASHIPVGLRVNPGVSHSHFDLADPARPFSRLGESDIGKVEAVMDRISGFMIHCNCENDSFASFAALLDTFESKLGHLFERIDWISFGGGIHFTGENYALEALAQRLKAFAAKYDLQVYLEPGDAVVTQTTTLELSVLDIVENGKAIAIVDSAVEAHMLDLLVYRETASVAPNAGQHRYVIAGKSCLAGDVFGEFDFPEKLEIGSRVTLLNAGGYTMVKKNWFNGVAMPAIAIRRKNGTIELVKEFDYADYVASLS from the coding sequence ATGCCCCTGGCTACCCCCTATTATCTCGTCGACGAGCAGGCTCTCGACCGCAATCTTGCCCGGATCGACCGGTTGCGGGCTCTTTCCGGCGCCAAGTGCGTCATGGCGCTCAAAGCCTTTGCGACCTGGGCGACCTTCCCCCAGATCGCCCCCCATATGGATGGCTCGACGTCGTCTTCACTCAATGAAGTAAAGCTGGGCCGCGAGAAATTCCCCGGCGAAACCCATGCCTATTCCGTGGCCTGGTCGGATGGCGAGATCGATGACGCCATTGCCCATGCGGACAAGATCATCTTCAATTCGATCAGCCAGCTTGATCGGTTCGGCAGCAAGGCCAGCCATATTCCAGTGGGACTGAGGGTCAATCCCGGCGTCAGCCATTCGCATTTCGACCTGGCCGATCCCGCTCGGCCGTTCAGCCGATTGGGCGAGAGCGATATCGGTAAGGTCGAAGCGGTAATGGACCGGATTTCGGGCTTCATGATCCATTGCAATTGCGAGAACGATTCCTTCGCGTCCTTCGCTGCGCTACTCGACACATTCGAAAGCAAGCTGGGCCACCTTTTTGAGAGGATCGACTGGATCAGCTTCGGCGGGGGTATTCACTTCACGGGGGAGAACTACGCGCTCGAGGCGCTGGCCCAACGCCTCAAAGCTTTTGCGGCGAAATATGATCTCCAGGTCTATCTGGAGCCGGGCGATGCCGTCGTCACGCAGACGACCACGCTGGAGCTCTCGGTGCTCGATATTGTCGAGAACGGAAAGGCTATCGCCATTGTCGATAGCGCTGTCGAAGCCCATATGCTGGATCTGCTCGTCTATCGTGAGACGGCAAGCGTGGCACCAAATGCCGGGCAGCACCGTTATGTCATCGCCGGCAAGTCATGCCTTGCCGGCGACGTGTTCGGGGAGTTCGATTTTCCCGAAAAGCTAGAGATCGGCAGCCGCGTTACGCTGCTCAACGCCGGTGGATACACGATGGTGAAGAAAAACTGGTTCAATGGCGTGGCAATGCCCGCTATAGCCATTCGCAGAAAAAACGGCACGATCGAACTCGTCAAGGAATTCGATTATGCCGACTACGTCGCCAGCCTGTCCTGA
- a CDS encoding response regulator produces the protein MNNARPVTIIMIEDDEGHARLIEKNIRRAGVANEIVPFTNGTDALSYLFGEDGTGMINTGRQLLVLLDLNLPDMTGIDILEKVKANEHTRRSPVVVLTTTDDQREIQRCYDLGANVYITKPVDYDGFANAIKQLGLFFSVMQIPEAE, from the coding sequence ATGAATAACGCACGCCCGGTCACTATCATCATGATCGAAGACGATGAAGGCCATGCCCGCCTCATCGAAAAGAACATTCGCCGCGCCGGTGTCGCCAACGAGATCGTCCCCTTCACCAATGGCACCGACGCCCTGTCCTATCTCTTCGGGGAAGACGGTACGGGCATGATCAATACCGGCCGGCAGCTTCTCGTCCTGCTGGACCTCAATCTTCCTGACATGACCGGCATCGACATTCTCGAGAAGGTCAAAGCCAATGAGCATACCCGCCGCTCTCCAGTCGTCGTCTTGACAACCACCGACGACCAGCGCGAAATCCAGCGCTGTTACGACCTCGGCGCCAATGTCTACATCACCAAGCCGGTGGACTATGATGGCTTTGCCAACGCCATCAAGCAATTGGGTCTCTTCTTCTCTGTCATGCAGATTCCCGAGGCCGAATAG
- a CDS encoding saccharopine dehydrogenase family protein yields the protein MKKNLLIIGAGGVAQVAAFKAAMHNDVLGDIHIASRTLSKCEAIIGSILEKKALRRPGILAAHQLDAMDIEATKALIRQTKCQIVLNAGSAFLNMSILRACIDMGVAYIDTAIHEDPKKVCETPPWYGNYEWKHREACERKGVTAVLGAGFDPGVVNAYAALAAQAYFDRVDSIDIIDVNAGSHGRYFATNFDPEINFREFTGTVWSWQESQWRANKMFEIKRTDELPVVGAQTTYLTGHDEVHSLSANLDVPDIRFWMGFGEHYINVFTVLNNLGLLSEKPVVTAEGLEVVPLKVVKAVLPDPMSLAPDYTGKTFIGDLVKGVRDGVEAELLVYNISDHEAAYSETNSQAISYTAGVPAIAAAMLIARGDWDCHHMANVEELPPVPFIDLLGNMGLPTRIRDAKGDRAFNAAEFCGERRKIARTGA from the coding sequence TTGAAAAAGAACCTGCTGATCATCGGCGCCGGAGGTGTCGCGCAAGTCGCTGCGTTTAAGGCGGCAATGCACAACGATGTGCTCGGAGACATTCACATTGCCTCCCGCACCCTATCCAAATGCGAAGCCATCATAGGCTCGATTTTGGAGAAAAAGGCGCTCCGTCGCCCGGGTATCCTCGCAGCCCACCAGCTCGACGCGATGGATATCGAAGCGACCAAGGCCTTGATCCGGCAGACCAAGTGCCAGATCGTTCTCAATGCCGGCTCGGCATTCCTCAACATGAGCATCCTGCGCGCCTGTATCGACATGGGTGTTGCCTATATCGACACGGCCATTCACGAAGACCCCAAAAAGGTCTGCGAGACCCCGCCCTGGTATGGCAATTACGAATGGAAGCATCGCGAGGCATGCGAGCGCAAGGGCGTTACAGCCGTGCTCGGCGCCGGGTTTGATCCGGGCGTTGTCAACGCCTATGCGGCGCTGGCGGCACAGGCCTATTTCGATCGTGTCGACAGTATCGACATCATCGACGTCAATGCCGGCAGCCACGGCCGTTATTTCGCGACGAATTTCGATCCGGAGATCAACTTCCGGGAATTCACCGGAACGGTGTGGAGCTGGCAGGAAAGCCAGTGGCGCGCCAACAAGATGTTCGAGATCAAGCGAACGGACGAATTGCCTGTCGTCGGCGCCCAGACAACCTATCTGACCGGTCATGACGAAGTGCATTCGCTGTCTGCCAATCTGGACGTCCCGGATATCCGGTTCTGGATGGGCTTCGGCGAGCACTATATCAATGTGTTCACGGTGTTGAACAATCTGGGTCTGCTGTCGGAAAAGCCGGTGGTTACGGCCGAAGGGCTTGAAGTCGTGCCGCTCAAGGTGGTCAAAGCCGTGCTGCCCGACCCGATGTCCCTGGCTCCCGACTATACCGGAAAGACTTTCATCGGCGACCTGGTGAAGGGAGTTCGCGACGGGGTCGAAGCCGAATTGCTGGTCTACAATATCTCAGACCACGAGGCCGCCTATTCCGAGACCAACAGCCAGGCGATTTCCTACACCGCCGGCGTGCCAGCCATCGCAGCGGCAATGCTGATCGCCCGGGGCGACTGGGATTGCCATCACATGGCCAATGTCGAGGAATTGCCGCCAGTGCCGTTCATCGATCTGCTTGGAAACATGGGCCTGCCCACCCGGATACGCGATGCGAAAGGCGATCGCGCGTTCAACGCGGCCGAGTTCTGCGGGGAACGCAGAAAAATCGCCCGTACCGGCGCATAA
- a CDS encoding J domain-containing protein translates to MRKAEENRDVWHKFAHFLGSFSGRTGLAGKIADILDPDTWLPGGRDAAFTLALIALSAKMAVADGAVTASEVRAFNATVDIAKGSEPQVERLFNLAKQDVAGYDAYARKVARFFADTPETLEHVLDGLFFIATADGLVHEAELDYLRDVSAIFGFDEARFEQIASQHVMLGAGVDPYMVLGLSHDAPPEEVRRVYRLLVAEHHPDRLIAKGVPEDLIDMATARMSAINLAYQAITKPKTPKLLTA, encoded by the coding sequence GTGCGCAAGGCTGAAGAAAACCGGGATGTGTGGCACAAGTTCGCGCATTTTCTCGGCTCGTTCTCGGGCCGCACCGGGCTCGCCGGAAAAATCGCCGACATCCTCGATCCCGATACCTGGTTGCCCGGTGGGCGCGACGCTGCCTTCACGCTCGCCCTGATTGCCCTATCGGCCAAAATGGCCGTGGCCGATGGCGCGGTGACCGCGTCAGAAGTGCGCGCATTCAATGCTACTGTAGACATTGCCAAGGGCAGCGAACCGCAGGTCGAGCGGCTCTTCAACCTCGCCAAGCAGGATGTTGCGGGCTACGACGCCTATGCCCGCAAGGTAGCTCGGTTTTTTGCCGACACCCCCGAAACGCTCGAACACGTGCTCGATGGCTTGTTCTTCATTGCCACGGCAGATGGCCTCGTGCACGAGGCCGAACTGGACTATCTGCGCGATGTCAGCGCCATCTTCGGGTTTGATGAGGCGCGTTTCGAGCAGATTGCGTCCCAGCATGTGATGCTTGGTGCGGGTGTTGACCCATACATGGTGCTCGGCCTGTCTCATGATGCGCCACCGGAAGAAGTTCGCCGCGTCTATCGTCTGCTGGTCGCCGAGCACCATCCGGACAGGTTGATCGCCAAGGGCGTGCCCGAGGACCTGATCGACATGGCGACGGCGCGCATGTCGGCGATCAATCTGGCCTATCAGGCTATTACCAAGCCCAAGACGCCCAAGCTTCTGACAGCATAG
- a CDS encoding peptidoglycan D,D-transpeptidase FtsI family protein produces MAVATEDYTPTIALDGARKQRGNLTQARIRWMILGVLLGFLLVGGRLVQLGMVETDQTIEGQTRDAIQASRPPILDRNGLEMALDIRVPSLYAEPRRIIDVEEAVQKLRTVLPNLSEEWLRNRLSGDRGFVWVQRELTPAIQEQVMRLGIPGIDFITESKRFYPGMNEAAHILGSTNVDNQGISGIERAMDNDSLALLQELGLARGNALTPVDLSVDMRVQHVLHNELTDAMQRYQSIAAAGVIMDIYSGEVIALASLPDFNPNEPATALVKDTFNRITSGIFEPGSIFKTVTLAGALDAGAVRMTDQFDARYGVRFGRYTISDFHGKNRILSLPEVYKYSSNIGTIRIMQEMGKDNFRAFLSRLKFDQRVEFELPEMRVPTVPKELSEVAAATASFGHGLSVSPLHMVAAYAAFANGGNYIAPTLYKRSVAEAEQLYERVLQPQTSAYMRYLMRLNAISTGGSGSQMNRAAQGYRAGGKTGTAEKVVDGRYSSSKVTNFFASAFPLDNPRYAMLIMIDEPQRENPQSGTTAGWNAGAMTGRVVQRVAPMLGIAPDFSEMLDQQIVPPEVRRIFPEGY; encoded by the coding sequence ATGGCCGTCGCTACGGAGGATTACACGCCCACGATCGCGCTCGACGGCGCCCGCAAGCAGCGTGGCAACCTTACGCAAGCCCGCATCCGCTGGATGATCCTGGGGGTTCTGCTCGGCTTCCTGCTGGTCGGAGGACGTCTCGTGCAATTGGGCATGGTGGAAACCGACCAGACGATCGAGGGCCAGACCCGGGATGCTATCCAAGCCAGCCGGCCGCCGATCCTGGACCGGAACGGGCTCGAAATGGCGCTCGATATCCGCGTGCCCTCGCTTTACGCAGAGCCACGCAGGATCATCGACGTCGAAGAGGCCGTGCAGAAGCTGCGCACCGTTCTTCCCAATCTCAGCGAAGAATGGCTGCGCAATCGTCTGAGCGGAGACCGTGGCTTTGTCTGGGTGCAGCGCGAACTCACCCCGGCTATCCAGGAGCAGGTAATGCGCCTTGGTATCCCGGGAATCGACTTCATCACCGAGTCCAAGCGGTTTTATCCCGGCATGAACGAAGCCGCCCATATCCTGGGCTCGACCAATGTCGATAACCAGGGCATTTCGGGCATCGAGCGGGCCATGGATAACGATTCCCTGGCCTTGCTTCAGGAATTGGGCTTGGCGCGCGGTAATGCGCTGACGCCGGTCGATCTTTCTGTCGACATGCGCGTGCAGCACGTGCTGCACAACGAACTGACCGATGCCATGCAGCGCTACCAGTCGATCGCGGCAGCCGGCGTCATCATGGACATCTATTCAGGCGAGGTCATTGCGCTGGCATCCTTGCCGGATTTCAACCCGAACGAGCCCGCCACGGCGCTGGTCAAAGATACTTTCAACCGCATCACCTCGGGCATTTTCGAGCCGGGTTCGATTTTCAAGACCGTCACGCTAGCCGGTGCGCTTGATGCTGGCGCTGTGCGGATGACCGACCAGTTTGATGCCCGCTATGGCGTGCGTTTCGGCCGGTATACGATCAGCGATTTCCACGGCAAGAACCGCATTCTCAGCCTGCCAGAGGTCTACAAATATTCCTCCAATATCGGCACCATCCGCATCATGCAGGAAATGGGCAAGGATAATTTCCGGGCATTCCTGTCGCGCCTCAAGTTCGACCAGCGCGTGGAGTTCGAGCTGCCGGAAATGCGTGTGCCGACAGTGCCCAAGGAGCTGTCCGAAGTCGCTGCAGCCACGGCATCGTTCGGGCACGGGCTTTCGGTCTCTCCGCTGCACATGGTTGCCGCCTATGCCGCATTTGCCAATGGGGGCAATTATATCGCCCCCACGCTCTACAAGCGGAGCGTCGCCGAGGCCGAGCAGCTTTATGAACGCGTATTACAGCCCCAGACCAGTGCCTATATGCGTTACCTCATGCGGCTCAACGCAATCTCGACCGGCGGCTCGGGCTCGCAGATGAATCGCGCTGCGCAGGGCTATCGCGCAGGCGGCAAGACCGGTACTGCCGAAAAGGTCGTGGATGGACGCTACTCGTCCAGCAAGGTCACGAACTTTTTCGCTTCCGCCTTCCCTCTCGACAATCCGCGCTATGCCATGCTGATCATGATCGACGAACCGCAGCGCGAGAATCCGCAATCGGGCACTACGGCCGGCTGGAATGCCGGTGCCATGACGGGCCGGGTGGTGCAACGCGTCGCGCCCATGCTTGGAATCGCGCCTGATTTCAGTGAAATGCTCGACCAGCAGATCGTGCCGCCAGAAGTCCGGCGCATCTTTCCAGAAGGATATTGA
- the metF gene encoding methylenetetrahydrofolate reductase [NAD(P)H]: MIDDTLRPSRQTADERPDLQLSFEFFPPKTDAMEERFWESIHKLAPLHPRFVSVTYGAGGSTRERTLRMVSRIKTDTGVAAAAHLTCVGATREEVDEVVRGYQQAGVSSIVALRGDPPEGVGQPFTPHPDGYQNAADLVGGIRRIGDFDISVAAYPEKHPQSVTWDADIDNLKRKLDAGANRAITQMFFSNGDFLRYLERARKAGVTAPIVPGIQPIHSFKQISGFAARCGASIPAWLAERFEGLEDDPDTHALVAAAVAAEQVTELLDEGVTEFHFYTLNRSNLVLALARLLGRRP; this comes from the coding sequence ATGATCGACGACACACTTCGCCCCAGCCGCCAGACCGCAGACGAACGTCCGGACCTGCAGCTTTCCTTCGAGTTTTTCCCGCCAAAGACCGACGCCATGGAGGAGCGGTTCTGGGAAAGCATTCACAAGCTTGCACCGCTGCATCCGCGGTTCGTGTCGGTCACCTATGGGGCCGGCGGCTCGACGCGGGAACGGACGCTGCGCATGGTCAGTCGCATCAAGACGGATACGGGTGTCGCGGCTGCGGCCCATCTGACCTGCGTAGGCGCAACGCGTGAGGAAGTCGACGAGGTCGTCCGCGGTTATCAGCAGGCTGGCGTTAGCAGCATAGTGGCCCTTCGCGGCGATCCGCCGGAGGGGGTTGGCCAACCCTTCACACCGCACCCGGACGGCTACCAGAATGCCGCCGATCTCGTGGGCGGCATTCGGCGTATTGGCGATTTCGACATTTCTGTTGCGGCCTATCCGGAAAAGCATCCGCAAAGCGTCACTTGGGATGCCGATATCGACAATCTCAAACGCAAGCTCGATGCGGGTGCCAATCGTGCCATCACGCAGATGTTCTTCAGCAATGGCGACTTCCTGCGCTATCTGGAGCGAGCCCGAAAGGCCGGGGTGACGGCGCCCATCGTACCGGGCATCCAGCCAATTCATTCCTTCAAGCAGATTTCGGGTTTTGCAGCGCGCTGCGGCGCCTCGATCCCGGCTTGGCTGGCGGAGCGCTTTGAAGGACTGGAAGACGATCCCGATACGCACGCCCTGGTGGCGGCCGCCGTCGCGGCGGAGCAGGTCACGGAATTGTTGGACGAGGGTGTCACCGAGTTCCATTTTTACACGCTCAACCGCTCCAATCTGGTGCTCGCACTGGCCCGATTGCTCGGGCGGCGGCCCTGA
- the ftsL gene encoding cell division protein FtsL, with translation MIRTINIILILASIVMLASVYALKFSIEGTASERTALTALISEQEGQLSLLKADWAVLNQPGHIDPIVRRHEAELQIAQVTQEQFGSFTALPMRPAKPDSAAMDALFEAIAQGIDPIDAILELEGIE, from the coding sequence ATGATCCGCACCATCAATATCATCCTGATCCTGGCATCCATCGTCATGCTGGCCAGCGTCTATGCGCTCAAGTTCTCCATTGAAGGCACGGCGTCCGAGCGCACGGCGCTGACCGCGTTGATCTCCGAGCAGGAAGGACAGCTCTCCCTGCTCAAGGCCGACTGGGCGGTGCTCAATCAGCCGGGCCATATCGATCCGATCGTCCGCCGGCACGAAGCGGAGTTGCAGATCGCGCAGGTCACGCAGGAGCAGTTCGGCTCGTTCACCGCGCTGCCGATGCGGCCTGCCAAGCCCGACAGCGCGGCCATGGACGCGCTTTTCGAGGCGATCGCGCAAGGCATCGACCCCATCGATGCAATCCTTGAACTTGAGGGTATCGAGTAA
- a CDS encoding sensor histidine kinase, with amino-acid sequence MPNRTPHVLYIDDDPGLTRLVEKAMQRRGYVFSQADDADSGLDIIGKGGIDVVALDHYLSTGTGLDLLQKLEGMPDRPAVVYVTGSAEMAIAVAALKAGANDFVPKSGTEEFMELLLAAIDQAIANVRLARAKATAEREMQDARERAEMLLGEVNHRVANSLAMVAALVGLQANAVEDLEAKRALSETQARIQAIAGVHRHLYTSDDTRWVQIGDYLNSLIGELENTMQAENRTPSIRVHVDGFLMGTEKVASLGVIVTELVTNALKYAYADRDPGEVRVHMAREGDKVRLVVEDDGIGWKGVGKPQGTGLGSRIVRAMAHSLEAEIAYADGPGTKVLVTFAA; translated from the coding sequence ATGCCAAACCGCACGCCGCATGTTCTTTACATCGATGACGATCCGGGTCTCACGCGCCTGGTCGAGAAAGCCATGCAGCGTCGCGGTTACGTCTTCAGCCAGGCTGACGACGCCGACTCGGGTCTCGACATCATCGGCAAGGGTGGCATCGATGTCGTGGCACTGGACCATTACCTGTCCACCGGGACGGGCCTTGACCTGTTGCAGAAGCTCGAGGGCATGCCCGACCGTCCCGCTGTAGTCTATGTGACCGGCTCTGCGGAAATGGCGATTGCCGTTGCTGCGCTTAAAGCCGGGGCCAATGATTTCGTACCAAAGTCTGGCACCGAGGAGTTCATGGAACTGCTCTTGGCCGCTATCGACCAGGCCATTGCCAATGTGCGGCTTGCCCGCGCCAAGGCGACTGCTGAACGCGAGATGCAGGACGCTCGCGAACGCGCCGAAATGCTGCTGGGGGAGGTCAACCACCGCGTCGCCAACTCCTTGGCAATGGTTGCGGCCTTGGTCGGACTGCAGGCAAATGCCGTGGAAGATCTCGAAGCCAAGCGCGCACTGAGCGAAACGCAGGCGCGCATCCAGGCAATTGCAGGGGTCCACCGCCACCTCTACACGTCCGACGACACCCGCTGGGTACAGATCGGCGACTACCTCAATAGCCTGATCGGTGAACTCGAAAACACGATGCAGGCCGAAAACCGCACGCCCAGCATCCGAGTGCATGTGGACGGCTTCCTCATGGGCACCGAGAAGGTGGCTTCGCTTGGCGTCATTGTCACCGAGCTGGTTACCAATGCGCTGAAATACGCCTATGCGGACCGTGATCCCGGTGAAGTCCGGGTGCATATGGCGCGCGAGGGCGACAAGGTGCGCCTGGTAGTGGAAGACGACGGCATCGGCTGGAAGGGCGTCGGCAAGCCTCAGGGCACCGGTCTGGGCTCGCGAATCGTGCGCGCGATGGCGCATAGCCTGGAAGCCGAAATCGCCTATGCCGACGGCCCCGGCACCAAGGTATTGGTCACCTTCGCCGCGTGA
- a CDS encoding sensor histidine kinase → MPITSKTFVRSTALLLLVGLLTLLGIVGTNVWLVERSQVYFDEVLEGRIARRVAIELRTSLQDAETGQRGYLITLDPDYLDPYENALEQIDDQLVELKRVLAPYPEAEAPVAQLEADIALKLDEMSDTIVLAQSGDVQGAFEQVRTDRGKEAMDSTRLFINALIEAIDNRLVEGVANQRNTTTALRWVSIGGGIIILLVLGGAIWAVLSYTQELARARNAVEEANASLEDRVKERTSDLGRANEEIQRFAYIVTHDLRAPLVNIMGFTSELETSVESVKAYMQSRPAEEDDPTAGDARLAATEDLPEAITFIRAATRKMDGLINAILKISREGRRQLKAESVDVAEIAENSAAAVHHQVADNDGEITTDIRIGKIITDKLSIEQVLGNMLDNAVKYQQPGRPLRVRISARHVPGNRVLIEVEDNGRGIAETDHERVFELFRRSGSQNHPGEGIGLAHVRTMVRSLGGDVTLKSKLGEGTTFIINLPRDLRFYLGNSSS, encoded by the coding sequence ATGCCGATCACCAGCAAGACATTCGTGCGCTCGACAGCCCTGCTGCTGCTGGTGGGTTTGCTGACCTTGCTCGGTATCGTGGGCACCAATGTGTGGCTGGTCGAACGCTCGCAGGTCTATTTTGACGAAGTGCTCGAAGGGCGTATCGCAAGACGGGTAGCCATTGAATTGCGCACCAGTTTGCAGGACGCCGAAACCGGCCAGCGCGGTTATCTTATTACCCTCGACCCCGATTATCTTGATCCATACGAAAACGCCCTCGAGCAAATCGACGACCAGCTGGTCGAGTTAAAGCGTGTCCTGGCGCCCTATCCCGAAGCGGAAGCCCCCGTCGCCCAGCTCGAGGCGGACATCGCGCTCAAGCTGGATGAAATGAGCGATACGATCGTCCTTGCCCAATCTGGTGACGTTCAGGGCGCTTTCGAGCAGGTTCGCACCGACCGCGGCAAGGAGGCAATGGACTCCACACGCCTCTTCATCAACGCGCTGATCGAGGCCATCGACAATCGTCTCGTCGAGGGCGTCGCCAACCAACGCAACACCACCACGGCACTGCGCTGGGTTTCGATTGGCGGCGGCATCATCATTCTTCTCGTCCTAGGCGGTGCGATCTGGGCCGTACTCAGTTACACCCAGGAACTGGCCCGTGCCCGCAATGCTGTCGAAGAGGCCAACGCCAGCCTTGAGGACCGGGTCAAGGAGCGTACGTCCGACCTTGGCCGCGCCAATGAGGAAATTCAACGCTTCGCCTACATCGTCACCCACGATCTGCGTGCGCCGCTGGTCAATATCATGGGCTTTACCAGCGAGCTCGAGACCAGTGTGGAATCGGTCAAGGCTTACATGCAATCAAGGCCCGCCGAAGAAGACGATCCGACGGCAGGGGATGCCCGGCTGGCAGCCACCGAAGACTTACCGGAGGCGATCACGTTCATTCGCGCGGCCACGCGCAAGATGGACGGGCTGATCAACGCTATTCTCAAGATTTCTCGCGAAGGGCGCCGCCAGCTCAAGGCGGAATCAGTAGATGTCGCCGAGATTGCTGAAAACAGTGCCGCAGCCGTCCATCATCAGGTGGCTGACAATGACGGTGAAATCACCACCGATATTCGCATCGGCAAGATCATTACCGACAAGCTCTCGATCGAGCAGGTCCTGGGCAACATGCTCGACAACGCGGTCAAGTATCAGCAGCCCGGCCGCCCCCTTCGCGTCAGGATCAGTGCCCGTCATGTTCCGGGCAATCGCGTCCTGATCGAAGTAGAAGATAATGGTCGCGGCATTGCCGAGACCGACCACGAGCGCGTGTTCGAACTGTTCCGCCGTTCCGGTTCGCAGAACCATCCGGGTGAAGGCATCGGCCTGGCCCATGTGCGGACCATGGTCCGCAGTCTGGGCGGCGACGTCACTCTCAAATCGAAGTTGGGCGAAGGCACCACCTTCATCATCAATCTGCCGCGCGATCTGCGGTTCTACCTGGGGAATTCCAGCTCATGA
- the rsmH gene encoding 16S rRNA (cytosine(1402)-N(4))-methyltransferase RsmH — MGKLSLPETEATEGPHVPVLLAEVLAALSPGVGSRIVDGTFGAGGYSRALLSAGAHVIGIDRDPNVAPHVAALKAEFPDTFTFVAGTFSELDSVAAAFGPVDGVVLDIGVSSMQLDEADRGFSFMREGPLDMRMSQSGTSAADLVNDLDQEALANLLYAFGEERKSRRIAQFIVAARQDGPITNTLQLARIIEKAIGRKPGDAHPATRSFQALRIAVNAEFEQLVEGLFAAERLLDVGGRLAVVSFHSLEDRIVKRFFDPEKGGPATSRHLPQTESVPRRWKPVAKALKAGPDELKRNPRARSAVLRSAVRTGEKARPVDETGLSVPRIGGAA; from the coding sequence ATGGGCAAATTATCCCTGCCCGAAACCGAAGCGACAGAGGGACCCCATGTTCCCGTCTTGCTCGCCGAGGTGCTGGCGGCATTGTCGCCCGGGGTCGGCAGCCGCATTGTGGATGGCACATTCGGGGCAGGGGGCTATTCCCGCGCCCTGCTGTCCGCTGGCGCGCATGTCATTGGCATTGACCGCGATCCGAATGTAGCGCCGCATGTTGCTGCACTGAAGGCAGAATTTCCCGACACGTTCACCTTCGTCGCGGGCACGTTTTCCGAACTCGACAGCGTTGCGGCCGCCTTTGGGCCGGTCGACGGGGTTGTGCTCGATATCGGCGTTTCCTCAATGCAACTGGACGAAGCGGATCGCGGCTTTTCGTTCATGCGTGAAGGGCCGCTCGACATGCGCATGAGCCAGTCCGGCACAAGCGCAGCCGATCTTGTGAACGATCTCGACCAGGAGGCCTTGGCCAATCTGCTTTATGCCTTTGGCGAGGAGCGCAAATCCCGCCGCATTGCGCAGTTCATCGTCGCCGCGCGGCAGGATGGGCCGATTACAAATACGCTGCAGCTGGCCCGCATCATCGAGAAGGCCATTGGTCGCAAGCCCGGAGACGCGCATCCGGCTACCCGCTCGTTCCAGGCGTTGCGGATCGCGGTGAATGCCGAATTCGAACAATTGGTCGAGGGACTGTTTGCCGCCGAACGGTTGCTCGATGTGGGCGGGCGGCTGGCCGTGGTCAGCTTCCATTCCCTCGAAGATCGCATCGTAAAGCGCTTCTTCGACCCCGAAAAAGGTGGACCTGCGACCTCGCGGCACCTGCCGCAGACCGAGAGTGTACCAAGGCGTTGGAAGCCCGTTGCCAAGGCCCTCAAGGCTGGTCCGGACGAGTTGAAGCGCAATCCGCGTGCCCGCTCAGCCGTTTTGCGCAGTGCGGTTCGCACTGGAGAGAAAGCCCGCCCGGTCGATGAGACGGGGCTCAGTGTCCCCAGAATCGGAGGTGCTGCATGA